Proteins encoded within one genomic window of Azospirillaceae bacterium:
- a CDS encoding GNAT family N-acetyltransferase, translating to MQDRDGAATIKLVPNIDKVAADDWDACAGADNPFVSHAFLKALEETGCVGGRTGWTPTHMVAEGPDGRVIGVVPLYLKQHSFGEYVFDHGWANAYESAGGTYYPKLQSAVPFTPVPGPRLLVRPGAPEETADMLAAGIEAAARQMGVSSAHVTFPTEADWTRLGEAGWLQRTGQQFHWYNDGYADFDAFLDALNARKRKAIRRERRSVAESGVELSILTGPALKAEHWDAFYRFYVDTGGRKWGSPYLNRAFFHRLGEVMGDKVALIMGRLDGRWVCGALNLIGTDTLYGRNWGAVVHVPFLHFEACYYLAIEFAISRGLAKVEAGAQGEHKIQRGYVPTRTYSAHWIRDPGFRRAVANYLERERAAVDAEMEALAEYAPFRQGVPTEERE from the coding sequence ATGCAGGACCGAGACGGCGCCGCCACGATCAAACTGGTCCCCAACATCGACAAGGTGGCGGCGGACGATTGGGACGCCTGCGCCGGCGCGGACAACCCGTTCGTCTCCCATGCCTTCCTGAAGGCGCTGGAGGAAACGGGCTGCGTCGGCGGGCGGACCGGGTGGACCCCCACCCACATGGTCGCCGAGGGCCCGGACGGCCGGGTCATCGGCGTCGTGCCGCTCTATTTGAAGCAGCATTCCTTTGGCGAGTACGTCTTCGACCACGGCTGGGCGAACGCGTACGAGAGTGCCGGCGGCACCTACTACCCCAAACTCCAGTCCGCGGTTCCGTTCACACCGGTGCCGGGACCGCGCCTCCTGGTACGACCCGGTGCGCCCGAGGAGACGGCGGACATGCTGGCGGCCGGGATCGAAGCCGCGGCCCGCCAGATGGGCGTGTCCTCGGCCCACGTGACCTTCCCGACCGAGGCGGACTGGACCCGGCTCGGCGAAGCCGGCTGGCTGCAACGCACCGGGCAGCAGTTCCACTGGTACAACGACGGCTACGCCGACTTCGACGCGTTCCTGGACGCCCTGAACGCCCGCAAGCGCAAGGCCATCCGGCGCGAGCGCCGTTCCGTGGCCGAGAGCGGGGTCGAACTGTCGATCCTGACCGGCCCCGCGCTGAAGGCCGAGCATTGGGACGCCTTCTACCGCTTTTACGTGGACACCGGCGGCCGCAAATGGGGCTCGCCCTACCTGAACCGGGCCTTCTTCCACAGGCTGGGCGAGGTCATGGGCGACAAGGTGGCCCTGATCATGGGCCGCCTGGACGGGCGCTGGGTCTGCGGTGCCCTGAACCTGATCGGCACCGACACCCTCTACGGCCGGAACTGGGGAGCGGTCGTCCACGTGCCGTTCCTGCATTTCGAGGCCTGCTACTACCTGGCCATCGAGTTCGCCATATCCCGTGGCTTGGCGAAGGTGGAGGCCGGCGCCCAGGGCGAGCACAAGATCCAGCGCGGCTACGTCCCGACCCGGACCTACAGCGCCCACTGGATCCGCGATCCCGGATTCCGCCGGGCGGTGGCGAACTACCTGGAGCGCGAACGGGCCGCCGTCGACGCGGAGATGGAAGCCCTGGCCGAATACGCCCCCTTCCGCCAGGGCGTGCCGACGGAGGAGCGGGAATAA
- a CDS encoding glutathione S-transferase family protein, with translation MARYILHGHFLSGATYKVALMLSLAQADWRFRLVDLRAGAHKSPEFLEMNRFGQVPALEDGDLTLCQSGAILEHLAIQTGRLGGTGQAEQARAREWIFWSFDVLSPGIFRSRAINAGFMKAGDEVKAHYHAMAERALGTLDAWLAGRGWLGGGDAPTIADVDVAAVLHYAGDAGFDLADRQALKSHLDRVRALPGYLSPDGLQAKAQQG, from the coding sequence ATGGCGAGGTATATTCTCCACGGACATTTCCTGTCCGGTGCCACCTACAAGGTGGCGCTGATGCTGTCCTTGGCCCAGGCGGACTGGCGGTTCCGGCTGGTCGATCTGCGGGCCGGCGCGCACAAATCGCCGGAGTTCCTGGAGATGAACCGCTTCGGCCAAGTCCCCGCACTGGAAGACGGCGACCTCACACTTTGCCAGTCCGGTGCCATCCTGGAGCATCTGGCGATCCAGACCGGTCGGCTTGGCGGCACCGGCCAAGCCGAGCAGGCCCGTGCCCGCGAATGGATTTTCTGGAGCTTCGACGTGCTGAGCCCCGGCATTTTCCGCAGCCGGGCGATCAACGCCGGCTTCATGAAAGCCGGGGACGAGGTGAAAGCCCACTATCACGCCATGGCCGAGCGGGCGCTCGGCACCCTGGACGCCTGGCTTGCCGGGCGTGGGTGGCTGGGGGGCGGCGATGCCCCGACGATCGCCGACGTGGACGTGGCCGCGGTGCTGCACTATGCCGGCGATGCCGGATTCGATCTGGCCGACCGTCAGGCGCTGAAGTCCCACCTGGACCGGGTGCGGGCATTGCCCGGCTATCTCTCGCCCGACGGCCTTCAAGCCAAGGCGCAGCAAGGCTGA
- a CDS encoding DMT family transporter, producing the protein MTANPNRPMTSGEWAMLLVLSVLWGGSFLFAKVAVAEVPPFTVVLVRVALAAAALWLALRVTGHRLPRDRGVWAAFYGMALLNNVIPFGLFFWGVTQIGSGLAAILNATTPLFGAIAAHVLTRDEKITPNRMAGILAGLCGVAVMVGPAALEGVDAGVVAQLACLGGALSYGFAGVFGRRFRGMGIPPMVTAAGQVTASVTVTLPLAMLIDRPWTLPMPSVEVMGALIGLALASTALAYILFFRILATAGTTNLLLVTFLVPVSGLLLGMSLLGEELEARQVAGMSLIGVGLACVDGRPLRRLRRMVRPGSRTA; encoded by the coding sequence ATGACCGCCAATCCGAACCGCCCCATGACCTCCGGCGAGTGGGCGATGCTTCTGGTTCTGTCGGTGCTGTGGGGCGGCTCGTTCCTGTTCGCCAAGGTGGCGGTGGCCGAGGTGCCGCCCTTCACGGTGGTTCTGGTCCGGGTCGCGCTGGCGGCGGCGGCGCTCTGGCTGGCGTTGCGCGTCACCGGCCATCGGCTGCCGCGTGACCGCGGCGTCTGGGCGGCCTTCTATGGGATGGCGCTCCTGAACAACGTGATCCCGTTCGGCCTGTTCTTCTGGGGCGTGACCCAGATCGGCAGCGGGCTCGCCGCCATCCTCAACGCGACGACGCCATTGTTCGGAGCCATCGCCGCCCATGTCCTGACCCGCGACGAGAAGATCACGCCGAACAGGATGGCGGGGATTCTGGCCGGTCTTTGCGGTGTGGCGGTGATGGTGGGCCCCGCGGCATTGGAGGGGGTCGACGCCGGGGTGGTGGCACAGCTCGCGTGCCTGGGGGGTGCGTTGAGCTACGGCTTCGCCGGGGTGTTCGGCCGGCGGTTCCGCGGCATGGGCATTCCGCCGATGGTGACCGCCGCGGGTCAGGTGACGGCCTCGGTCACGGTCACGCTGCCGCTGGCCATGCTGATCGATCGACCCTGGACGCTGCCGATGCCAAGCGTCGAAGTCATGGGGGCGTTGATCGGTCTGGCCCTGGCCAGCACCGCCCTCGCCTACATCCTGTTCTTCCGCATCCTCGCCACCGCCGGCACCACCAACCTGCTGCTGGTCACCTTCCTGGTTCCGGTGAGCGGCTTGCTTCTCGGCATGTCCCTCCTGGGCGAGGAGCTGGAGGCGCGGCAGGTGGCCGGCATGTCCCTGATCGGCGTCGGGCTGGCCTGCGTGGACGGGCGACCGCTCCGGCGGCTCCGGCGGATGGTGCGGCCGGGATCCCGCACCGCCTAA
- a CDS encoding MFS transporter: protein MPDTHTVRAATHGIVETDIPARLDRLPWGRFHTLVVAALGITWILDGLEVTLAGAVSGALKESPAMQFTNVEIGIASSAYLLGAVSGAIFFGWLTDRLGRKKLFFLTLFVYLAATAATAFSWDVWSFAFFRFLTGAGIGGEYTAINSTIQELVPARVRGWTDLVINGSFWIGAALGAAGSVVLLNPAVLGIDMGWRAAFFIGAVLGLVILFMRMWIPESPRWLMTHGRADEAEAIVAGIEDRLRAEGHVLGPVPGPPIRLRSRSHTPLGEVFQTLFGLHRRRAMVGLALMAAQAFFYNAIFFTYALVLTDFYGVPAANVGLYILPFAAGNFLGPVVLGRFFDTLGRRVMIAFTYTMSAVLLAGTGWLFAEGTLSAQGQTIAWMVVFFFASAAASSAYLTVSETFPLEIRALAIAVFYAVGTGLGGVAGPWLFGALIDTGERSSVFAGYLFGSALMLGAAVIVWIWGVNAERRPLEHVARPLAAAE, encoded by the coding sequence ATGCCCGATACCCATACGGTGCGCGCCGCCACCCACGGCATTGTCGAAACCGACATTCCCGCGCGCCTCGACCGGCTGCCCTGGGGGCGCTTTCACACCCTGGTGGTGGCCGCGCTGGGCATCACATGGATCCTGGACGGGTTGGAGGTGACGTTGGCGGGCGCCGTCTCGGGTGCGCTGAAGGAAAGCCCGGCGATGCAATTCACCAACGTCGAAATCGGCATCGCCAGCAGCGCCTATCTGCTCGGGGCGGTTAGCGGAGCCATCTTCTTCGGCTGGCTGACCGACCGGCTCGGACGCAAGAAGCTGTTCTTCCTGACCCTTTTCGTCTACTTGGCCGCGACGGCGGCCACCGCATTTTCCTGGGACGTCTGGAGCTTCGCCTTCTTCCGGTTCCTGACCGGCGCCGGCATCGGCGGCGAGTACACGGCCATCAACTCCACCATCCAGGAACTGGTCCCCGCCCGGGTGCGCGGCTGGACCGACTTGGTGATCAACGGCAGCTTCTGGATAGGGGCAGCGCTCGGGGCGGCCGGGTCGGTCGTGCTGCTGAACCCGGCGGTGCTGGGCATTGACATGGGCTGGCGCGCCGCCTTCTTCATCGGCGCCGTGCTCGGCCTTGTCATCCTCTTCATGCGCATGTGGATTCCGGAAAGCCCGCGATGGCTGATGACCCACGGCCGTGCCGACGAGGCCGAGGCGATCGTCGCCGGCATCGAGGACCGGCTCCGGGCCGAAGGCCATGTGCTGGGGCCCGTGCCGGGCCCGCCGATCCGCCTGCGCTCGCGCAGCCACACGCCCCTGGGCGAGGTCTTCCAAACCCTGTTCGGGCTGCACCGCCGACGCGCCATGGTGGGGCTCGCCCTCATGGCCGCGCAGGCGTTCTTCTACAACGCGATCTTCTTCACCTATGCGCTGGTGCTGACCGACTTCTACGGCGTGCCGGCAGCCAATGTCGGCCTTTACATCCTGCCCTTCGCGGCCGGCAATTTCCTGGGCCCGGTCGTGCTCGGCCGGTTCTTCGACACGCTGGGCCGGCGTGTGATGATCGCCTTCACCTACACGATGTCGGCCGTGCTGCTGGCGGGAACCGGCTGGCTGTTCGCGGAAGGAACACTGTCGGCGCAGGGGCAGACCATCGCCTGGATGGTGGTGTTCTTCTTCGCCTCGGCCGCGGCCAGTTCGGCCTATCTGACCGTCAGCGAGACCTTCCCGCTGGAGATCCGCGCGCTGGCCATCGCCGTGTTCTACGCCGTCGGCACGGGCCTGGGCGGCGTGGCCGGCCCGTGGCTGTTCGGCGCCCTGATCGACACCGGCGAGCGATCCAGCGTGTTCGCCGGCTACCTGTTCGGCAGCGCCCTGATGCTGGGGGCCGCTGTCATTGTCTGGATCTGGGGCGTGAACGCGGAACGCCGCCCGCTGGAGCATGTGGCCCGTCCGCTGGCGGCAGCGGAGTAA
- the clpA gene encoding ATP-dependent Clp protease ATP-binding subunit ClpA has translation MLSRNLEQSLHRALHYANQRRHEYATLEHLLLALTEDQDAVAVLRACGVDLDRIRASLTDYLDNELSNLVTNRTEDAKPTAGFQRVLQRAAIHVQSSGREEVTGANVLVALFSERESHAVYFLQEQDMTRFDAVNYISHGIAKAPGRGEAKRVSGADDDAQAEKVVKKGTEALEAYCVNLNKKAAGGKIDPLIGRESEVERTIQILCRRSKNNPLYVGDPGVGKTAIAEGLARRIVHGEVPEVLRNATIFALDMGALLAGTRYRGDFEERLKAVLTELEQHEGSVLFIDEIHTVIGAGATSGGAMDASNLLKPALASGQLRCIGSTTYKEYRNYFEKDRALVRRFQKIDVGEPSIEDAVKILNGLKPYYEKFHRIRYTGEAIKAAVELSAKYIGDRKLPDKAIDIIDEVGAAQMLVAENKRKKTITVKDVEAVVAKIARIPPKSMSRDDKEVLQNLERDLKTMVFGQDKAIEALTTAIKLARAGLREPEKPIGNYLFAGPTGVGKTEVARQLSKTLGVELIRFDMSEYMERHSVSRLIGAPPGYVGFDQGGLLTDSIDQHPHCVLLLDEIEKAHPDLFNILLQVMDNGRLTDHNGKTVDFRNVILIMTTNAGAADLAKPAIGFERQTRSGEDLEAINRMFTPEFRNRLDATIQFAGLTPEIIGRVVDKFVMQLEAQLTDRGVTIELSDEAREWLAKKGYDPLYGARPLGRTIQEHIKKPLAEEILFGRLSKGGLVRITLADGDKLVFEYPETPERGGEEEKVPEMVD, from the coding sequence ATGCTGTCGCGGAACCTTGAGCAATCCCTGCACCGGGCCCTCCATTACGCGAACCAGCGCCGGCACGAATACGCGACGCTCGAACACCTGTTACTCGCTCTGACCGAGGACCAGGATGCCGTCGCGGTTCTGCGCGCGTGCGGGGTGGATCTCGACCGGATCCGCGCCAGTCTGACGGATTACCTCGACAACGAGCTGTCCAATCTTGTCACCAATCGGACCGAGGACGCCAAGCCCACGGCCGGTTTCCAGCGCGTTCTGCAACGCGCCGCCATTCATGTGCAGTCCTCCGGGCGTGAGGAAGTGACCGGTGCCAATGTGCTGGTTGCTTTGTTCTCTGAGCGCGAGAGTCACGCGGTCTACTTCCTGCAGGAGCAGGACATGACCCGGTTCGACGCGGTGAACTACATCTCGCACGGTATCGCCAAGGCGCCCGGTCGCGGCGAGGCCAAGCGGGTATCCGGTGCTGACGACGATGCACAGGCGGAGAAGGTCGTGAAGAAGGGGACAGAGGCGCTGGAGGCCTACTGCGTCAACCTCAACAAGAAGGCCGCCGGCGGCAAGATCGACCCGCTGATCGGCCGCGAGAGCGAGGTCGAGCGCACCATCCAGATCCTGTGCCGTCGATCGAAGAACAACCCGCTCTACGTGGGCGACCCCGGCGTCGGCAAGACGGCCATCGCCGAGGGGCTGGCGCGGCGCATCGTCCATGGCGAGGTGCCGGAGGTGCTGCGCAACGCCACCATCTTCGCCCTCGACATGGGGGCGCTGCTTGCCGGAACCCGCTACCGCGGCGATTTCGAGGAGCGGCTGAAGGCGGTGCTGACCGAGCTTGAGCAGCACGAGGGCTCGGTTCTGTTCATCGACGAGATCCACACCGTGATCGGTGCGGGCGCCACGTCCGGTGGGGCGATGGATGCGTCGAACCTGCTGAAGCCGGCCCTGGCGTCGGGCCAGCTGCGCTGCATCGGGTCGACCACGTACAAGGAGTACCGGAACTACTTCGAAAAGGACCGGGCGCTTGTCCGCCGCTTCCAGAAGATCGACGTGGGCGAGCCCTCGATCGAGGATGCGGTGAAGATCCTCAATGGCCTGAAGCCCTACTACGAGAAGTTCCACCGCATCCGCTACACCGGCGAAGCCATCAAGGCGGCGGTCGAGCTGTCGGCCAAGTACATCGGTGACCGCAAGCTGCCGGACAAGGCGATCGACATCATCGACGAGGTCGGCGCCGCGCAGATGCTGGTGGCCGAGAACAAGCGCAAGAAGACCATCACGGTGAAGGACGTGGAGGCGGTGGTCGCCAAGATCGCCCGCATCCCGCCGAAGTCCATGAGCCGCGACGACAAGGAAGTGCTCCAGAACCTGGAGCGCGACCTGAAGACGATGGTCTTCGGCCAGGACAAGGCCATCGAGGCCCTGACCACGGCCATCAAGCTGGCCCGCGCCGGCCTGCGCGAACCGGAGAAGCCGATCGGCAACTACCTGTTCGCCGGCCCCACCGGCGTCGGCAAGACCGAGGTGGCCCGCCAGCTGTCGAAGACGCTCGGTGTCGAGCTGATCCGCTTCGACATGTCCGAGTACATGGAGCGCCACTCCGTCAGCCGCCTGATCGGCGCGCCGCCGGGCTATGTGGGCTTCGACCAGGGCGGCCTGCTGACCGACTCCATCGACCAGCATCCGCACTGCGTGCTCCTGCTGGACGAGATCGAGAAGGCGCACCCGGACCTGTTCAACATCCTCCTGCAGGTCATGGACAATGGGCGGCTGACCGACCACAACGGCAAGACGGTCGACTTCCGCAACGTCATCCTGATCATGACGACCAATGCCGGCGCCGCCGATCTGGCCAAGCCCGCCATCGGGTTCGAACGCCAGACGCGCTCCGGCGAGGATCTGGAGGCGATCAACCGGATGTTCACGCCGGAATTCCGCAACCGGCTGGACGCGACCATCCAGTTCGCCGGCCTGACCCCGGAGATCATTGGCCGGGTGGTCGACAAGTTCGTCATGCAGTTGGAGGCCCAGCTCACCGACCGCGGCGTGACGATCGAGCTGTCCGACGAGGCCCGCGAATGGCTGGCCAAGAAGGGCTACGATCCCCTGTACGGTGCCCGCCCGCTGGGCCGCACCATCCAGGAGCACATCAAGAAGCCGCTGGCCGAGGAGATCCTGTTCGGCAGGCTGTCCAAGGGCGGTCTTGTCCGGATCACGCTCGCGGACGGCGACAAGCTGGTCTTCGAATACCCCGAGACGCCCGAGCGTGGTGGCGAAGAGGAAAAGGTGCCGGAGATGGTGGACTGA
- the clpS gene encoding ATP-dependent Clp protease adapter ClpS produces the protein MSDFDKHGDEGPNTGVVVKAKPKTKKPSMYKVLMLNDDYTPMEFVVHVLERFFQKNRDEATKIMLHVHRRGVGICGVYTYEVAETKVTQVMDFARQHQHPLQCTLEKE, from the coding sequence ATGTCCGATTTCGATAAGCACGGCGATGAAGGCCCGAATACGGGCGTCGTGGTCAAGGCCAAGCCGAAGACCAAGAAGCCGTCGATGTACAAGGTTTTGATGTTGAACGACGACTACACTCCGATGGAGTTCGTTGTTCATGTCCTCGAGCGGTTCTTCCAAAAGAACCGTGATGAGGCGACAAAGATTATGCTGCATGTGCACAGACGCGGCGTTGGCATCTGCGGCGTGTACACTTACGAAGTCGCGGAGACGAAAGTGACGCAGGTCATGGATTTCGCCCGCCAGCATCAACATCCTTTGCAGTGTACGCTGGAAAAGGAATAG
- a CDS encoding phasin family protein: MTRKPTNKTIDDLAGHAGGKVSDGVSAAKDPAEKAGVAFPGGYDEVVRMNRKALDAVAQASGVFARTYDEMGRAVFAYTQALTDMSVSAGKALLGARTLGDVAEVQSAFARTSFDSLIAETTKLSELSLKAADEALEPLQEHLRAAMQRTVRPQVA; the protein is encoded by the coding sequence GTGACACGCAAGCCGACCAATAAGACGATCGACGATCTGGCCGGCCATGCCGGCGGCAAGGTTTCGGACGGGGTTTCCGCTGCGAAGGACCCGGCGGAGAAGGCCGGAGTCGCCTTCCCGGGCGGGTATGACGAGGTCGTCCGTATGAACAGGAAGGCGCTGGACGCGGTGGCCCAGGCGTCCGGCGTGTTCGCCCGGACCTACGACGAGATGGGCCGGGCGGTGTTTGCCTATACCCAGGCACTGACGGACATGAGCGTGTCCGCCGGCAAGGCCCTGCTCGGCGCGCGTACGCTGGGCGATGTCGCGGAAGTCCAGAGCGCGTTCGCACGGACCAGCTTCGACAGCTTGATCGCCGAAACGACCAAGCTGTCCGAGTTGTCCTTGAAGGCGGCGGACGAAGCGCTGGAGCCGTTGCAGGAGCACCTACGTGCGGCGATGCAGCGCACGGTGCGGCCGCAGGTGGCCTGA